The following proteins come from a genomic window of Dreissena polymorpha isolate Duluth1 chromosome 1, UMN_Dpol_1.0, whole genome shotgun sequence:
- the LOC127852835 gene encoding uncharacterized protein LOC127852835 yields MAYLSFIDDDEAWKLNDHSCSTTYLKKLVVVDDKGRQHLKTLQFCKCEVEAVRLIRFNLWPSSTKFPKVAFHFDFMRWLCGLLLESSVSVKSFCSALDARTSKHVKTYIHHPVKDLYKVLVGGTADKFRHFIYQTENIHDDGSKCPACYESSAKIYCCDADFQLVRKESSGKNWSDPKHNNRLFVDQDAVDLFIDEYSADKKKPEMNCSDFQAGNNLRSKYKNKKLSETAVFGCACRHECPKIFFSLKHGERLGYSVFLLNKLLEEDGQHGKLYMMYDIACSLHQHLKKNNQNAVLERTSFAIPIFHAYGHKVDCQILYSPRRIEGLGLTDGEGMERIWSFLGKFSKITKEMTPENRIDLLTDALLHYGQKMKNKLGM; encoded by the exons ATGGCTTACCTTTCTTtcattgatgatgatgaggctTGGAAATTGAATGACCATTCCTGTAGCACTACTTACCTGAAAAAACTTGTGGTCGTGGATGATAAAG GTCGACAGCATTTGAAGACCCTGCAATTTTGCAAGTGTGAAGTTGAAGCTGTACGCTTGATTAGGTTCAACCTGTGGCCATCTTCAACCAAATTTCCAAAGGTGGCATTTCACTTTGACTTCATGCGCTGGTTATGTGGTCTTCTTCTTGAAAGCTCGGTGTCAGTTAAAAGTTTCTGCTCCGCATTAGACGCGAGGACATCAAAGCACGTGAAGACATATATTCATCACCCT GTCAAAGATTTGTACAAAGTGCTTGTAGGAGGAACAGCCGATAAATTTCGACATTTTATCTACCAAACGGAAAACATCCACGATGATGGATCCAAATGTCCAGCTTGTTATGAG TCGTCCGCTAAGATCTACTGCTGTGATGCAGATTTCCAATTAGTTCGTAAAGAATCTTCTGGGAAAAATTGGTCAGACCCTAAGCACAACAATCGGCTATTTGTAGATCAAGACGCAGTAGATTTATTTATTGATGAATATTCTGCTGACAAAAAGAAACCAGAAATG AATTGCAGTGACTTTCAAGCTGGCAATAACTTGCGatccaaatataaaaacaagaagtTGTCAGAGACTGCTGTGTTTGGATGTGCTTGTCGTCACGAGTGTCCAAAAATATTCTTCAGTTTGAAGCATGGTGAAAG GCTTGGGTACTCAGTTTTCCTTTTAAACAAACTTTTGGAAGAAGATGGCCAACATGGGAAATTATACATGATGTATGACATTGCATGCAGCTTACATCAGCATTTGAAG aAAAACAACCAGAATGCTGTATTAGAGAGAACCAGTTTTGCCATACCAATTTTCCATGCTTATGGCCACAAAGTGGACTGTCAG ATTCTATACAGTCCTAGACGAATAGAAGGCCTTGGATTAACTGATGGAGAAGGAATGGAAAGGATTTGGTCGTTTTTAGGAAAATTTTCAAAGATAACCAAAGAAATGACTCCAGAAAACAGAATCGACCTACTGACCGATGCCCTGCTGCATTATGGTCagaaaatgaaaaataagttAGGTATGTGA